Part of the Sporosarcina sp. FSL K6-2383 genome is shown below.
TTATGGTGAGAGGCATCCCCGAGCGCCGTAGCGAGTTCAATGGAATTGAATCGAGGAGGGTGATCAATCTGTCTACTCAACAAGTGACATCGCATTCGATAAAAGTTTTAGGGGAGTTAACGGCTGGAAGTGAAGAAATATTAACACCGCAAGCATTGGCGTTTCTACAAACTCTTCATGATAACTTCGATGGGAGAAGGAAAGAGCTACTTGCAAAGCGGCAAGAGCGCCAACGTGATATTGATCGGGGGGGCAAACTGGATTTCTTGCCCGAAACGCAAACTATCCGACAAGGGGATTGGACGATTGCGCCTCTTCCCGAAGATCTTGAGGATAGACGAGTAGAAATTACGGGTCCAGTTGACCGGAAAATGGTCATCAATGCCTTGAATTCTGGTGCGAAAACCTTCATGGCTTGTTTTGAAGATGCGACATCTCCAACATGGGCAAACATGCTGGAAGGGCAACTCAATATGAGGGATGCTGTTCGTAGAACAATTGAATTTGAACAGCAGCCGAATGGCAAAACATATAAGTTAACCGATGAGATTGCTGTATTGATGATTCGCCCGCGTGGGTTGCATTTATCGGAGAAAAACATCTTTGTGAATGGCGAGCCGATTGCGGGAGGCTTCTTTGATTTTGGACTGTATATGTTCCATAATGCGAAAGAATTAATAGCAAGAGGCTCGGGACCGTACTTTTATTTACCAAAGCTGGAGAGTCATTTGGAGGCGAGATTGTGGAATGATGTGTTTGTTTTTGCACAGCGGCAACTTGGTATTCCAAACGGTACAATCCGGGCAACAGTATTAATTGAAACGATTATGGCGGCGTTTGAGATGGATGAAATCTTGTATGAGCTACGGGATCATTCCGCAGGCTTGAATTGTGGGCGTTGGGATTATATTTTCAGCTTTATCAAACGACTGCGCAATCGTTCGGATGTTATTTTACCAGATCGTGGGCAAGTGACGATGACGTCTCCGTTCATGCGGGCGTACACATTGCTTTGTGTGCAAACTTGTCATAAACGGAATGCACCAGCCATTGGGGGAATGGCGGCGCAAATTCCGATTAAAAATGATACGCAAGCAAACGAAGAAGCTTTTGCTAAAGTGAGTGAGGATAAGCGTCGAGAAGCAACAGACGGACATGACGGCACATGGGTAGCGCATCCAGGGCTAGTCGCTGTCGCTTTGGAGCAATTCAACGAACATATGCCGACGCCGAATCAGATTGATCGAAAACGGCAGGATGTCCAGGTGACTGCGGAGGATTTAGTGGAAGTGCCATTTGGAACGATTACGGAGCAAGGACTGCGCGTGAATTGCAGTGTCGGTGTTCAGTATATTGCTTCTTGGTTGAGAGGAAATGGTGCAGTGCCCATAAATAATTTGATGGAAGACGCTGCGACCGCAGAAATTTCGAGGTCACAAGTATGGCAATGGATTCGCCATGCACAAGGGAAATTGGAGGATGGTCGCGATATTTCAGAACAATTGGTGTCGGATATATTGAAGGAAGAATTAGAATTGATTCGACAGACAGTCGGTGAAGGTAATTTCCACATTGGGAAATACGAAGAGGCGGCTGAACTATTTTCAACATTGACCTTGCAAAATAATTTTATAGAGTTTTTGACCTTGCCTGGGTATGACAAAATAAAATGAATCAACATTATAATCCGAACAAGGTTGATTAACGCTTCAGGCGGACGCTTTCCGCGGGCACGGCTTCAATCTCCTCGTCACTACGTTCCTGCGGGGCTTTCAGCTCGCGCTGTTCCCGCAGGAGTCGCCGCCCTATGCTCCAATCAACGAAAGTAGACTGTTATAGTTACGAACACTACAACAGAAAATCATATAATGATTCTCTTTTTAGTGATAATAAGTAATTAAAAAATCGAGTAAAATGGAGGAGATTAGTATGCAAACGAACACGAACAGAAGTGACAAGCCAAAGAAAATTTGTCGGGAATGTGGTTGTGAAATCGTAGAGAAGGTGGACTCTCCTCTTTACGAGTGTGAGCGGTGTATGGGTTTAAATGAAGAATGATTGTAGAAACGGCTCTATTTCTTTGCGTGGGGAGTGGGCCGTTTTTATCGTTAATAAAGGGTTTTCGTGATGTCTATTGAAGTAATTTAGTAATCATGTATGATGAGGCTAGACTTCACAAGTAATCTGAAAAAAGTAAGGGGGAATTTTTATGCGTAATGAAGAAATGTTATTAATACCAGGACCAACGCCAGTAGTCGATTCGATTTATGATGCGATGGCGAGTGAAACGAGAGGACATACGGATCCGCGCTTTGTCGCCATTTATAAAAACGCCATTGAGCAGACGAGGGCAATGCTGCAAACAGATGGGGAAGTGTTTGTCGTTGCTGGTTCGGGAACGATTGCGATGGAAATGGCGCTCGTCAACACAGTTGTTGCTGGTGAAAAAATCCTAGTCATTAGTCAAGGCTATTTCGGCGATCGCTTTATTACACTAGGGCAGGCCTTTGGTATTGAAGTGGATGTGCTGCAAGCGGAATGGGGCAAGCAAGTAGCTCCGGCAGATGTGGAGGCGAAACTGGCAGCAGGGCAGTATAAAGCAGTGACGGTTACACATGCCGATACTTCGACAGGCGTTGCAGCTAACCTGGATGCGCTCGTACCAATCGTGAAAAAACATGGAGCACTTGTCATTTTGGATGGTGTCTGTGCAACGGCTGCGATGGAAGAGGATATGGGCAAAACTTACGGTGATCCTAACTATAAGATTGATATTATTTTAACAGGCTCCCAAAAAGCAATCGGCGTACCACCGGGACTGGCGATTGTTGCCTTTAACCAAACCGCGCTGGCTGCACGGAAGCAAATTGAGCGTGTGCCAGCTTATTATTGCGATATTTACAATTGGATTCCGATTATGAATGATCCATCCAAATACTTTGCTACACCTCCTGTGAACTTGATTTATGCTTATGATGAAGGGATGCGTCTCGTTTCGGAAGAGGGTATGTCGGCAAGAATTAGACGCCACACTGCATTTGGTAAAGCGGTGCGTGCTTCTCTAGGCGAATACGGCATGACAGCATTAGCCGATGAAACCGTTGCGGCTTCGACGTTGAGCTGTATTCTTTATCCGGAAGGCGTAGACGATGTGGTATTCCGTTCAGCACTGGCGAAAAAAGGTGTCATTGTCGCAGGCTCGCTTGCTCATTTAGCAGGAAAAGCCTTCCGTATTGGACATATGGGCAATACGACGGAAGAAATGTTAGAACAAGCCATCCGTTCAATCGGCGAAACGTTGAATCAAATCGGACACGCTGTTGATGTAGAGAAGGCTGTTGGGCGGTTTAAGGAAGAAGTTTTGTTAGGCGTTTAAGAAGATATGAGCAAGTCATTCTGGTGTAGACACTGGAATGACTTGTTTTTTATGCTTGTTTACTGAAAAGATAGCTCAGTTCATCCGGCGTAGTCCAGTTTGCTGAAAAGGTAGTTCAGTTTCACCTTAAGGTAGTCGAGTTTGCGAAATCGGTAGTCCAATTCGCCCGGCGTAGCTCAGTTTGCCGAAAGGGTAGTCCAGTTTCAGCATAAGGTAGTCGAGTTTACGAAATCGGTAGCTCAGTTCATCCGGCGTAGCTCAGTTTGCTGAAAAGGTAGTTCAGTTCATCCGGCGTAGCTCAGTTTGCTGAAAAGGTAGTTCAGTTCGCCCGGCGTAGCTCAGTTTGCCGAAAAGGTAGTCCAGTTTCAGCATAAGGTAGTCGAGTTCACGAAATCGGTAGCTCAGTTCATCCGGCGTAACTCAGTTTGCTGAAAAGGTAGTCCAGTTTCACCTTAAGGTAGTCGAGTTTGCGAAATCGGTAGCTCAGTTCATCCGGCGTAGCTCAGTTTGCCGAAAGGGTAGTCCAGTTTTCCAAATAGGTAGCCCAGTTTCAAAGTTAAGCCGTACAACCTCTCAATTTCAATTAATTAACCCTATCAAACAGTTATATTCAATCAAAAACAATCATTAATTAATCATTTATGACTGTTTTTGATTATTCGTGATTGCTTTTAATCGTAATTCAGTTATAATTGAAATATACAGAAAACAGTGGAGGTGATTATTCATGTTAACTTCAGAGAGACATCAGCTCATCTTGCAAATTGTCAAGGAACAGGGCGTTGTGAAAATACAAGATTTGGTGGATGCGACACAGGCTTCTGAGTCAACGATTCGAAGAGATTTAACAGTACTGGAAGAGGAACAATTTTTAAAGCGTGTACATGGCGGCGCAGCTAAATTGCATGGGATGATTATTGAACCGAGCATGCCAGAAAAAGTGAATCGTAATTTGAGTGAGAAGCAAAAGATTGCGAAGTTTGCTGCCAGTTTAGTTGAGGAAGGTGATTGCATTTATTTGGATGCTGGTTCAACGATTACGGAAATGATCGATTACCTACCGGAAAAAGATCTTGTTGTCGTAACAAATGGCTTGATGCATGTCGAGCGATTATTGGATAAGGGGATACGCGTCTATGTGACTGGCGGTTATGCGAAAGCGGGGACTCGAGCACTGGCGGGTGGTAGTGCATTAATCAGCTTGGAGCAATATCACTTTGACAAGTGTTTTTTAGGGGCAAATGGTATTCATACGGTGCATGGATTTACGACACCTGATCCTGAGGAAGCTTTGGTGAAAAAGAAAGCGCTGTCAATGTCGCGAGAAACGTTTGTGCTGGCAGACAACACGAAGTTTGGTGAGATTTCATTTGCTAAAATAACGGATTTGAAAAAGATTACGATTATTACAGATGCGTTAGATGAAGACATCATAGATTTATATAAAGATAAAACAACAGTAAGGGTTGTGACCTCATGATTTATACAATGACATTAAATCCTTCGATTGATTACTTAATCACACTCGAACAGCTACAACTGGGTGCGTTAAATCGGATTGAACACGATGCCAAATTTCCTGGTGGAAAAGGCATTAATGTATCACGCGTGCTGAAACGTTTAGGAGTGGACAGTAGGCCGTTAGGGTTTATCGGTGGCTTTACAGGTGCTTATTTGGAACGTTATTTAGAAGCAGAGCAGATTACAACAGATTTTGTGCATGTCAAAGAAGATACAAGAATTAATGTGAAATTAACGACGGATGTTGAAACGGAGATTAATGGGCAAGGACCGATGATTACCAAAGCGGAGTATGAACAGCTCCAAGTGAAAATTAAGTATCTTCCGGAAGGCAGCACGTTAATTTTATCAGGCAGTGTACCGGCGGCTTTACCGGAGACAACGTATGAGGATTTAATCAAACTTTGTGTGGCAAATGGTGTGCAGTTTGTGGTGGATGCGGAAGGTGAGTTATTACAGAAAGCAATTACGTATCGCCCGTTCCTCATCAAGCCAAATCACCATGAATTGGGCGGATTATTTAATGTGGAGATTGCAGAACCAGCGGCAGCGATTCCCTATGCAAGGCAATTAGTCGAGCAAGGCGCGCAAAATGTCATTGTTTCATTAGCTGGAAAAGGGGCGGTATTTGTCAATGCCAAGCTTGCGTTAATCTCTTCAGTGCCTACTGGTGAATTAAAAAGTTCAGTAGGTGCAGGCGATTCGTTGGTGGCAGGTTTTTTGGCGAAATATTTACAAACGAATGATGTTGAGGAAGCATTCAAGTATGGCGTGGCAACAGGTAGTGCAACGGCATTTTCTGTTGGCCTAGCGATGAAAGAAAAAATCGAACAGTTATACCCACAAATCTCAATTATTGAAAGGAGCGAATTCTAATGAAAATCACTGATTTATTAACAAAAGAAACGATTGTTTTGTCCATGAGGGGTACCGATAAAAAGGGCGCCATTGAGGAACTGGTCACCCAACTAGATCGAGCAGGGAAGCTTGCTGATCCTGCTCGATTTACAGCAGCCATTTTAGCAAGGGAAGCACAAAGTACGACAGGTATTGGTGAGGGCATTGCGATTCCACATGCTAAAACAACAGCTGTGAAAGCACCGGCAATTGCGTTTGGGAAATCACAAACAGGTATTGAATATGAGTCATTAGATAATAAACCAGCTCATTTGTTTTTCATGATTGCAGCACCGGATGGCGCGAATGATACGCATTTAGCAGCGCTAGCACGCCTTTCAGGTATGTTGATGAATGACAAGGTTCGAAAATTACTATTGGCAGCTAATTCAGAGGATGAAGTTCTAGAGATTATTAACGAGCATGATCAAGAAGAGGAAACAGTGAAAGCGGTTCCGACAGGTGGCCATACCATTGTAGCTGTGACAGCTTGTCCAACTGGAATTGCCCACACGTATATGGCGGCGGATGCTTTGAAGGCAAAAGCGGAAGAAATGGGCGTTTCGATTAAAGTAGAAACAAATGGTTCTGGTGGAGCTAAAAATGTATTAACGAAGGAAGATATTAAAAATGCAACGGCTGTTATTATTGCAGCGGATACAAAGGTGGATACCAATCGTTTTATTGGTAAACATGTGATTCAGGCACCGGTTGCAGCGGGGATTCGTCGCCCTCAGGAACTAATTGAAAAAGCGGTCAATCAGGACGCGCCGCTATTTAAAGGTGATGGTAACGAGAGTGCTAGTGAAGAGGGAGCAGCGAAGAAATCATACTTTTATAAGCATTTAATGAACGGTGTTTCCAATATGCTACCATTCGTCGTAGGTGGTGGGATTTTAATCGCAATTTCGTTTATGTTTGGTATTCTTTCAGCTAATCCAGATGATCCATCCTACAATGAATTCGCAGCGGCACTCATGACGATTGGTGGCGGCAATGCGTTTGGATTAATGATTCCTGTTCTTGCTGGTTTTATCGCGATGAGTATTGGTGATCGTCCAGGATTTGCGCCGGGTATGGTTGGTGGCTTAATGGCAGCGACGGGCGGAGCTGGTTTTCTTGGTGGATTGATTGCCGGATTTTTAGCCGGCTATATCGTTCTATTACTGAAAAAGCTCTTTGCAGGACTACCATCTTCATTGGAAGGGATCAAGCCTGTATTGCTCTACCCGTTATTCGGTATATTCTTAACGGGTGTAATCATGTTATTTGTAGTGATGGACCCGGTTACAGCACTTAACGCAGGACTTTCAAATTGGTTGAATGGTTTAGGAACAGGGAACCTAGTGTTGATGGGCGTTATTCTTGGTGGAATGATGGCTGTTGATATGGGTGGACCAATTAATAAAGCAGCCTTTACATTTGGTATTGCAATGATTGATGCGGGAAATTTTGCACCACACGCAGCCATTATGGCGGGCGGCATGGTGCCGCCACTTGGGATAGCACTTGCTACAACATTCTTTAAGAAAAAATTTACGAGGGCAGAGAAAGATGCCGGAAAAACGAACTATATTATGGGTGCAACCTTTATTACTGAAGGCGCCATCCCATTTGCAGCCGCAGACCCAATGCGCGTGTTACCAGCAGCGATTATCGGCTCCGCTGTTGCAGGTGGATTAACGGCGATGTTTAAAATTGGTTTGCCAGCTCCACATGGTGGTATATTCGTTATTCCTATCATTGAAGGGAATCCATTCTTATACCTCCTTGCCATCGTAGTAGGGAGTTTGGTTACAGCGTTGATTGTAGGTCTATGGAAGAAACCTGTTCAGGTGTAATTAAATACGCTGTGATAACCCCATTTCGTGTAGTTGCGAAATGGGGTTTTTATATGAGGAAAGGTAATCCCACGTGCAACCCGCGCTGGCCAGCATGCAAAGCTCTACAATAGAATATAATTTTTCGCTTGACCTTGACGTTAACGTCAATGCTAAACTAATGATAATGTTGAATATTCAAATATATCTAAAGGGGGAGGCAACCATCAAGGATATTACTGAAGTTGCGAAGATATATGGGGTATCGACGCGTACCATTCGTTATTATGAAGAGCTTGGGTTGCTGCAACCTGATCGAACAGAAGGCAACAAACGGATTTATTCGAAAGCGGAAAGCGTGAAATTGCAGCTTATCTTTCGAGGCAAGCGCTACGGATTTACATTGGATGAAATAAAGGAAATGATTTTGCTTTTTGATAAAGATCGTACGGGACGCAAACAATTGGAGCGTACCATTGAATTTGGCCATGAAAAAATTGATCAGGTGGAAGCGAAGATTCAAGAGCTGACAGACATGAAAGCGGAAATGGAGCAGCTTCTTGCTGGTTTCACGAACAAGCTAAACGACCTAAAGGGGGAATAGGGAGATGAACAGTTCACAATTGGTGGCGCGTAATGCAAGGAAGTATCCGCAAACAGAAGCGGTTATTGGAATGGGGAAGCGATATTCGTATCAGCAGCTAGACGGATTAGTGAATCAGTTCGCACACGGGCTGAGGAACCATGAAATAGGTGAAGGGGACAGGGTTGTTCTATATATGCCGAATGTCCCGGAATTCGCGATTGCTTATTTTGCAATTCAGCGTTTAGGAGCCATTGTTGTGCCCATTAATGCACGGATGACTCTTTCTGAAGTGGAGTATGTATTGGGGGATTCTGGTGCCAAGGCTTTTGTTGCTCATGACTTATTGTTTGCGGCTATTAAAGAGATGAACAGCAATCTGCTACTAATCAAAACAGGGGAAGGACAAACTGGCTGGATTAGTTTTGAATCTGTATTCGAAGAAAACAGTACGCCAATTGACTGTAATTTACCGGAATCTGCGGAATCGACTATTTTGTATACGTCTGGAACAACGGGGAAACCGAAAGGTGTGTTATTTAGTTATAAAAATATCCTGACGGTTGCGCAAATGATTTGTGTCGAAATGGAAATAAAGCCGGAAAGCCGTTTACTTATCATGATGCCACTTAGTCATTCTGCTCCACTCCATCTGTTATTTATGGCAGGTCTTATTGTAGGCGCGACGAGCGTGTTGACGCCGACATTTACGCCAGATTTGTTGATTGATACGGTGGAGCAGGAAAAAACGACGCATTTCTTTGGTGCACCTGTCGCTTACTTATTGACAGCGAAGCATCCAAAAATGGCAACGGCCGATTTGTCTTCGATGCAATGGTGGATTTACGGGGGAGCTCCATTATCGAAGCCAGAGGTGGAATATGTGCAACAAGCCTTTAAAACAGATAATCTTGTTTGCGTTTATGGACTGACAGAGGCGGGGCCAAACGGAACTTTATTAACCGGAAGTGAACATGCGACGAAGGCGGGAAGTATTGGGAAACGGGCAGCTTTGCATGCGGAAATCATGGTGGCGAATGCGGTTGGTGAAACTGTCCAGCTTGGTGAAGTCGGGGAAATTCTATTGTGCGGGGAGGGCAATATGATTGGGTACTATAAAAATGAAGAGGCGACGGCAGAGACGTTCACCGGAAACTGGTTGAAAACGGGCGATTTAGCGAGGGTCGATGAGGACGGCTACATCTGGATTGTTGATCGCAAGAAGGATTTAATTATTTCTGGTGGGGTTAATATTTATCCAAAGGAAGTGGAGGACGCTCTGGTCACACATCCATTAATCAATGAAGTAGCGGTTATTGGTGTGCCACATCCAGAGTGGGGCGAGACAGTGAAGGCCTATTTTGCGGCAAGTGAGGAGCTTGACCTGGAGGATGTGAAACAATTTGCTGAGGAGAAACTAGCACATTATAAAGTCCCGCGCCTGTATGAGCAAGTCGATGCTTTGCCACGGAATGCTTCTGGAAAAATACTCAAGCAACCGCTGAGAAAGAGGGATAATTATGGTGCTACAACAACAGATTGATAGCGAACTCGCAAAGAACTTTTACGAAGGTGATAGAACGCTTCAAAAAATCTTGAAGGAGACCTTATCACCAGAATTTTACGCCTACGCACAGAAAAAATTGACGGATTTCGGTTCTTTAGCTGCCAATGAAATTGATGAACGTGCCCGACATACAGACCGTGAAGGGCAACCCCGTTTAGAAAAGTATGATAAATATGGTGATGAAGCGTCGCATGTCTGGGTCAATGAAGGCTATAAAAAAACGGTGGAGGAAACATACCGCACAGGGATTGTTGGCTATGTTCATAAAGATATACCAGAGTTAGGTCATAAGGGGAACTATCTATACAGTTTTGCCCAAGGCTATTTGCTGTCACAGGCAGAGCCAGGACTCCATTGTCCGGTAACGTTGACACAAGCAACAGCCTATTTGCTTGACCACTATGCCAGTGATGAAGTGAAAAAGAAGTTCCTGCCGCATGTTTGTGCAACGGGAGATGTGGAATTATTTGAAGGCGCGACTTTCTTAACAGAAAGGCAAGGGGGATCTGATGTTGGGGCTAATGTTGTAAAAGCAGTGGCAGCTGGTGATAATTATCGCTTATATGGCGAAAAATATTTTGCGTCCAATGCCGGTATAGCGGGCGTTGCGATGGTTCTTGCACGGATGGAAGGGGCCCCGGAAGGTTCGCGTGGTTTGAGTTTATTTGCAGTGCCTTGGCGACAAGAGGATGGTTCGTTAAATGGCATCCAAATTCGTAGATTGAAAGATAAGCTTGGCGTCAAAGCGGTACCATCTGGAGAAGTAGAATTCGATGGTGCGCTGGCCTATGTTGTAGGTGAGCCGTCACAAGGCTTCTATTACATGATGGAAGCGTTGAACTTATCGCGTATTTGCAACGCCATTGCATCCCTTGGCATCATGCGCCGTGCGTTCAACGAGGCGTCCATGTATGCAGATAGACGCAATGCGTTCGGTAAAAAGTTAACGGACTTTCCGATGATTCGAGAAAGCCTCGCAACAATGAAAGCAAAGCTGGAAATCGAGCTAGCCACCACATTTGATTTGATTCAGCTATACGATAAAGTGACTGCTGGCAAAGCTTCGGACGAGGAAATTGTTTTGAGTCGTTTAAAAATTGCACTTCTGAAAAAAGAAACGGCGGAGCAAGCCATTCACTTTTCCCATGAAGCGATTGAGATGCACGGCGGCAATGGTTACATCGAGGACTTTGTTACGCCAAGGCTGCTGCGCGATGCACAAGTGCTAACGGTATGGGAAGGAACTGCCAATATTCTAGGGCTAGAACTCATTCGACTGGTCAATAAATTCAGTGCACACACCTTATTTATGGATGAAATGACGGCGAGGCTCCATGCTGTTCCTGATCATGCATGGCGCAAGCGAGTAGTTGGCATAGCTGGGAAAATGTCGCTAGATCTTGCGACATTTGCAAGACTAGATCCAGACCATCAAACAGTTGAAGCAAAGGCATTAATGCATGAAATGGCATTGCTCTATGAAGCAGTAATTGCACTGGAATGGGCAGAGCGCTACGGTGATCAATATGAAAAATTGATGATGATTTTCATTGAAACGAATTGGCCGGAGCGTGCGGTCGGTGACGAGAAGAGTAGTGTGAAGTATTTTGCAGCTATAATGTGACTAGTAAATCCCTTACCACTAATTGTAGTGTGTAGGGGATTTATTAGTTGTAGATTAAGCTTGAATAAAAGAATCTGTAATTGAATTTACCACAGAGTATAGCCGTATGGATGCTAATCAGAGCCCATATGGCTTTTTTGTCTCGGAAGCAAGCGGCAATATCTCGCTTGTCTGTAAAAAGACCATAAGTTTGCGCATCTAATCCTTCTTTGTATGTAAAAGGGAGTGTATTCATTATAAGTAGAGGGTTCTTATTATTCTGAAAAAATGGAAGTGAGTAGAATATTATCAATCTTCCATGTTAGAATGAAAGTAATGCTATTGTCCTTGAATAGAAAGTCCGCTTTTATAGGTTAAAAGATTGTAGGGGGGAAATCATGAAGTTCACTGTAGCAAAAAAATTATGGTTTGGTTTTGGAGCAGTATTAGTTTTGCTGGTAATTGTTGGTGTAATGAGTTTGTGGGCAACGATTACCCTTGATGAGGAGTATACATTTTTACTAGATGATCGTGTCAAAAAAG
Proteins encoded:
- a CDS encoding MerR family DNA-binding transcriptional regulator, with amino-acid sequence MQSSTIEYNFSLDLDVNVNAKLMIMLNIQIYLKGEATIKDITEVAKIYGVSTRTIRYYEELGLLQPDRTEGNKRIYSKAESVKLQLIFRGKRYGFTLDEIKEMILLFDKDRTGRKQLERTIEFGHEKIDQVEAKIQELTDMKAEMEQLLAGFTNKLNDLKGE
- a CDS encoding DeoR/GlpR family DNA-binding transcription regulator, which translates into the protein MLTSERHQLILQIVKEQGVVKIQDLVDATQASESTIRRDLTVLEEEQFLKRVHGGAAKLHGMIIEPSMPEKVNRNLSEKQKIAKFAASLVEEGDCIYLDAGSTITEMIDYLPEKDLVVVTNGLMHVERLLDKGIRVYVTGGYAKAGTRALAGGSALISLEQYHFDKCFLGANGIHTVHGFTTPDPEEALVKKKALSMSRETFVLADNTKFGEISFAKITDLKKITIITDALDEDIIDLYKDKTTVRVVTS
- the pfkB gene encoding 1-phosphofructokinase; this translates as MIYTMTLNPSIDYLITLEQLQLGALNRIEHDAKFPGGKGINVSRVLKRLGVDSRPLGFIGGFTGAYLERYLEAEQITTDFVHVKEDTRINVKLTTDVETEINGQGPMITKAEYEQLQVKIKYLPEGSTLILSGSVPAALPETTYEDLIKLCVANGVQFVVDAEGELLQKAITYRPFLIKPNHHELGGLFNVEIAEPAAAIPYARQLVEQGAQNVIVSLAGKGAVFVNAKLALISSVPTGELKSSVGAGDSLVAGFLAKYLQTNDVEEAFKYGVATGSATAFSVGLAMKEKIEQLYPQISIIERSEF
- a CDS encoding fructose-specific PTS transporter subunit EIIC, translating into MKITDLLTKETIVLSMRGTDKKGAIEELVTQLDRAGKLADPARFTAAILAREAQSTTGIGEGIAIPHAKTTAVKAPAIAFGKSQTGIEYESLDNKPAHLFFMIAAPDGANDTHLAALARLSGMLMNDKVRKLLLAANSEDEVLEIINEHDQEEETVKAVPTGGHTIVAVTACPTGIAHTYMAADALKAKAEEMGVSIKVETNGSGGAKNVLTKEDIKNATAVIIAADTKVDTNRFIGKHVIQAPVAAGIRRPQELIEKAVNQDAPLFKGDGNESASEEGAAKKSYFYKHLMNGVSNMLPFVVGGGILIAISFMFGILSANPDDPSYNEFAAALMTIGGGNAFGLMIPVLAGFIAMSIGDRPGFAPGMVGGLMAATGGAGFLGGLIAGFLAGYIVLLLKKLFAGLPSSLEGIKPVLLYPLFGIFLTGVIMLFVVMDPVTALNAGLSNWLNGLGTGNLVLMGVILGGMMAVDMGGPINKAAFTFGIAMIDAGNFAPHAAIMAGGMVPPLGIALATTFFKKKFTRAEKDAGKTNYIMGATFITEGAIPFAAADPMRVLPAAIIGSAVAGGLTAMFKIGLPAPHGGIFVIPIIEGNPFLYLLAIVVGSLVTALIVGLWKKPVQV
- a CDS encoding alanine--glyoxylate aminotransferase family protein codes for the protein MRNEEMLLIPGPTPVVDSIYDAMASETRGHTDPRFVAIYKNAIEQTRAMLQTDGEVFVVAGSGTIAMEMALVNTVVAGEKILVISQGYFGDRFITLGQAFGIEVDVLQAEWGKQVAPADVEAKLAAGQYKAVTVTHADTSTGVAANLDALVPIVKKHGALVILDGVCATAAMEEDMGKTYGDPNYKIDIILTGSQKAIGVPPGLAIVAFNQTALAARKQIERVPAYYCDIYNWIPIMNDPSKYFATPPVNLIYAYDEGMRLVSEEGMSARIRRHTAFGKAVRASLGEYGMTALADETVAASTLSCILYPEGVDDVVFRSALAKKGVIVAGSLAHLAGKAFRIGHMGNTTEEMLEQAIRSIGETLNQIGHAVDVEKAVGRFKEEVLLGV
- a CDS encoding AMP-binding protein, with amino-acid sequence MNSSQLVARNARKYPQTEAVIGMGKRYSYQQLDGLVNQFAHGLRNHEIGEGDRVVLYMPNVPEFAIAYFAIQRLGAIVVPINARMTLSEVEYVLGDSGAKAFVAHDLLFAAIKEMNSNLLLIKTGEGQTGWISFESVFEENSTPIDCNLPESAESTILYTSGTTGKPKGVLFSYKNILTVAQMICVEMEIKPESRLLIMMPLSHSAPLHLLFMAGLIVGATSVLTPTFTPDLLIDTVEQEKTTHFFGAPVAYLLTAKHPKMATADLSSMQWWIYGGAPLSKPEVEYVQQAFKTDNLVCVYGLTEAGPNGTLLTGSEHATKAGSIGKRAALHAEIMVANAVGETVQLGEVGEILLCGEGNMIGYYKNEEATAETFTGNWLKTGDLARVDEDGYIWIVDRKKDLIISGGVNIYPKEVEDALVTHPLINEVAVIGVPHPEWGETVKAYFAASEELDLEDVKQFAEEKLAHYKVPRLYEQVDALPRNASGKILKQPLRKRDNYGATTTD
- the aceB gene encoding malate synthase A; the protein is MSTQQVTSHSIKVLGELTAGSEEILTPQALAFLQTLHDNFDGRRKELLAKRQERQRDIDRGGKLDFLPETQTIRQGDWTIAPLPEDLEDRRVEITGPVDRKMVINALNSGAKTFMACFEDATSPTWANMLEGQLNMRDAVRRTIEFEQQPNGKTYKLTDEIAVLMIRPRGLHLSEKNIFVNGEPIAGGFFDFGLYMFHNAKELIARGSGPYFYLPKLESHLEARLWNDVFVFAQRQLGIPNGTIRATVLIETIMAAFEMDEILYELRDHSAGLNCGRWDYIFSFIKRLRNRSDVILPDRGQVTMTSPFMRAYTLLCVQTCHKRNAPAIGGMAAQIPIKNDTQANEEAFAKVSEDKRREATDGHDGTWVAHPGLVAVALEQFNEHMPTPNQIDRKRQDVQVTAEDLVEVPFGTITEQGLRVNCSVGVQYIASWLRGNGAVPINNLMEDAATAEISRSQVWQWIRHAQGKLEDGRDISEQLVSDILKEELELIRQTVGEGNFHIGKYEEAAELFSTLTLQNNFIEFLTLPGYDKIK
- a CDS encoding acyl-CoA dehydrogenase family protein is translated as MVLQQQIDSELAKNFYEGDRTLQKILKETLSPEFYAYAQKKLTDFGSLAANEIDERARHTDREGQPRLEKYDKYGDEASHVWVNEGYKKTVEETYRTGIVGYVHKDIPELGHKGNYLYSFAQGYLLSQAEPGLHCPVTLTQATAYLLDHYASDEVKKKFLPHVCATGDVELFEGATFLTERQGGSDVGANVVKAVAAGDNYRLYGEKYFASNAGIAGVAMVLARMEGAPEGSRGLSLFAVPWRQEDGSLNGIQIRRLKDKLGVKAVPSGEVEFDGALAYVVGEPSQGFYYMMEALNLSRICNAIASLGIMRRAFNEASMYADRRNAFGKKLTDFPMIRESLATMKAKLEIELATTFDLIQLYDKVTAGKASDEEIVLSRLKIALLKKETAEQAIHFSHEAIEMHGGNGYIEDFVTPRLLRDAQVLTVWEGTANILGLELIRLVNKFSAHTLFMDEMTARLHAVPDHAWRKRVVGIAGKMSLDLATFARLDPDHQTVEAKALMHEMALLYEAVIALEWAERYGDQYEKLMMIFIETNWPERAVGDEKSSVKYFAAIM